One window of Botrimarina mediterranea genomic DNA carries:
- a CDS encoding ABC transporter permease — MSDSRSIGTYAARLQSVAALALLMIGLSLATESFLHLDNGVNVLRQISVNLCLSIGMTLVILSGGIDLSVGSVLALSGAVGAGLLKHGVDIAPLDLHVAVTPVGAVVVGVVVGLVCGAFNGVAITRFGLPPFVATLGMLSIARGLTMLWTGSHPITGLGADFGYLGAGQLLYLPTPTWIVLGLVAVFVVVTQRTRFGRHLYAVGGAERAAALSGINVGRVKLLAYTLCGGLAGMAGILVAARLDSATPNAGVAYELDSIAAVVIGGASLSGGRGSVLGAVLGCLIIGVLNNGLVLLEVSPYWQQVIKGGVILAAVAIDRATRRED; from the coding sequence ATGAGTGATTCGCGATCGATAGGTACCTATGCCGCACGGCTTCAGTCAGTTGCTGCTCTTGCGCTGCTGATGATCGGACTCTCACTAGCGACCGAATCGTTCTTGCACTTGGACAATGGAGTCAATGTCCTACGGCAGATTTCAGTGAATCTCTGCCTGTCGATTGGGATGACGCTCGTGATTCTCTCGGGCGGAATCGACTTATCGGTCGGTTCGGTCTTGGCGTTATCGGGCGCGGTTGGTGCAGGGCTTCTGAAACATGGGGTCGATATTGCTCCACTCGATTTGCATGTTGCCGTAACGCCTGTTGGCGCCGTCGTCGTAGGTGTCGTCGTCGGCCTGGTGTGCGGCGCTTTCAACGGCGTAGCGATTACCCGATTTGGTCTGCCGCCGTTCGTCGCAACGCTCGGCATGCTTAGCATCGCCCGCGGTCTCACGATGCTCTGGACCGGCAGCCACCCGATCACCGGCCTTGGCGCGGACTTCGGTTACCTTGGAGCCGGTCAGCTCCTCTACTTGCCGACCCCGACCTGGATTGTCCTCGGCCTTGTCGCCGTCTTCGTTGTGGTGACGCAGCGGACTCGATTCGGCCGGCATCTCTACGCGGTGGGTGGCGCCGAGCGAGCAGCGGCTCTCAGCGGTATCAATGTCGGCCGTGTAAAGCTGCTTGCTTACACTCTCTGCGGCGGGCTCGCCGGCATGGCGGGCATCTTGGTGGCGGCACGGCTTGACTCGGCGACTCCCAACGCGGGCGTCGCCTACGAGCTCGACTCGATCGCTGCGGTTGTAATCGGTGGCGCCTCACTCTCAGGGGGACGCGGCTCAGTGCTCGGGGCCGTGCTGGGTTGCCTGATCATTGGGGTGCTGAACAACGGGCTAGTGCTGCTGGAGGTTTCCCCCTACTGGCAGCAAGTCATCAAGGGGGGGGTGATCTTGGCGGCGGTGGCGATTGACCGTGCGACGCGGAGAGAGGACTGA